From a single Methylacidiphilum kamchatkense Kam1 genomic region:
- a CDS encoding NADH-quinone oxidoreductase subunit N, with product MNALFVLCSPECFLTLSALFLLLWQAIAKPNYKSVGILVLASYLISGVLLLPFVDNQGIYWNGLYVWDKMAVLWKVFFLITGFLVTYLSLESNSLITKGRAEFYTLPLLTTAGMALLASVRDFILLFVGLEIVTVSFYVLVAFQKEFPSALEAGVKYLVIGALASSFLVMGIAFVFGITGSTQFDEVARFAQNNPVSAPLVLGLIFVLVGLGFKASAVPFHVWTPDVYQGASTPITSYLAVGSKAAGFVVLLRVLNLPFYDQSFQKHWIPLIVLMALLSVILGNLAAIPQRNIKRMLGYSSISHGGFLLMGLSAHNTIGCAAVIYYFFAYLVAIFAAFLVVILLEKNQPSGVSIKDFNGLYQKNGLLAWSMAFAMISLAGLPPLMGFFGKLMVFLAAWESGQHLLVIIGALCAAAGLYYYIGVVRAMFWAEPETVQRIVLSPATKVLLWILSIGSILLGFYAEPVIKLVGAVLS from the coding sequence ATGAATGCGTTATTTGTTCTTTGTAGTCCCGAATGTTTCCTGACCCTGTCTGCTTTGTTTCTGCTCTTGTGGCAAGCCATAGCAAAACCTAATTATAAGAGTGTGGGCATTCTTGTCTTGGCTTCTTATCTGATCTCAGGAGTTCTGCTGCTTCCTTTTGTTGATAATCAGGGTATTTATTGGAATGGACTGTATGTCTGGGACAAAATGGCAGTTCTGTGGAAAGTGTTCTTTTTGATAACTGGATTCCTTGTTACCTACCTAAGTTTGGAAAGCAACAGTCTTATTACCAAAGGGAGAGCAGAATTTTATACTTTGCCCTTATTAACTACTGCTGGCATGGCTTTGTTAGCCTCAGTGAGGGATTTTATTCTTCTGTTTGTTGGGCTTGAAATTGTCACCGTTTCTTTCTATGTATTGGTAGCTTTTCAAAAAGAATTTCCTTCGGCTTTGGAGGCAGGGGTTAAGTATTTGGTCATAGGAGCTTTGGCTTCTTCTTTTCTTGTTATGGGTATAGCTTTTGTTTTTGGAATCACAGGTTCGACTCAATTTGATGAAGTAGCACGCTTTGCTCAAAACAACCCAGTGAGTGCTCCTTTAGTCCTTGGTCTTATATTTGTTCTAGTTGGTCTTGGGTTTAAAGCCTCAGCTGTGCCTTTTCATGTTTGGACCCCTGATGTCTATCAAGGAGCATCTACGCCGATCACTTCTTATTTGGCGGTTGGATCCAAAGCTGCTGGATTTGTTGTTCTACTAAGAGTTTTGAACCTTCCTTTTTATGACCAAAGTTTTCAGAAGCATTGGATCCCTTTAATTGTTCTAATGGCCCTCCTCTCCGTTATTTTAGGTAATCTGGCAGCTATCCCACAAAGAAATATAAAAAGAATGCTTGGCTATTCGAGTATTAGTCATGGGGGTTTTTTGCTTATGGGGCTATCTGCGCATAATACAATTGGATGTGCGGCTGTTATTTATTATTTTTTTGCTTACCTGGTTGCTATTTTTGCCGCTTTTCTTGTTGTTATTCTCCTTGAAAAGAATCAACCCAGTGGGGTTTCCATCAAGGATTTCAATGGCCTTTATCAAAAAAACGGGCTTTTAGCCTGGTCAATGGCCTTTGCTATGATTTCCTTAGCTGGGCTGCCCCCTTTAATGGGTTTTTTTGGTAAACTGATGGTATTTCTTGCGGCTTGGGAAAGTGGGCAGCATCTGCTAGTGATTATTGGTGCGCTCTGTGCTGCCGCTGGCTTATATTATTATATAGGGGTGGTGCGAGCCATGTTTTGGGCTGAACCCGAAACGGTTCAAAGGATTGTGTTAAGCCCAGCCACTAAAGTTTTGCTGTGGATTTTGAGTATTGGATCCATTTTGCTTGGATTTTATGCCGAACCAGTTATCAAATTAGTCGGAGCCGTTTTGTCGTAA
- a CDS encoding complex I subunit 4 family protein, translating into MSFVSVLLFVPLLAFIAIILRVPARQAALGASLLNLLVSLWIYFQYDPKIQDFQFVQDVRWIQLPGLPEIHYHVGVDGMNLPLILLTTIVTLAAIIVAPEGIKRESEFYSYLLAISLGAIGAFVSLDLFFFYIFHEFALIPTFLLIGIWGSENRQFVSLQITLYLMVGSLVLLVGILALLVLLPQEARTFDIPRLLDYAKAHPLPISKEAVPFAFLLVGFGTLVSLFPFYTWAPTGYAVAPTPAAMLHAGVLKKFGLYGLLRVAIPLLPGGLEHWKSWLYILLLGNILYIGYVTIVQKELTTMLGYSSVMHMGYIFLGLASWNKIGISGVVVLMVAHGLSIALLFALAGEIKERTGEIKFSELGGLGQRMPFVSVAFVLASFASIGVPGLANFTGELLIFLGHGKLNRGLLLWQFGELSYRLSINFGPFNPFFLVNSPRI; encoded by the coding sequence ATGTCATTTGTAAGCGTTCTTCTTTTTGTTCCCTTATTGGCTTTTATTGCTATAATTCTTAGAGTACCAGCCCGTCAAGCTGCATTAGGAGCTAGTTTGCTAAATTTGCTCGTCAGTTTGTGGATTTATTTCCAGTATGATCCCAAGATTCAAGACTTTCAATTCGTTCAAGATGTCCGTTGGATACAACTCCCAGGACTCCCTGAAATCCACTACCATGTGGGTGTAGATGGCATGAATCTGCCTCTTATTCTTTTAACTACTATTGTGACACTGGCTGCCATCATAGTTGCTCCTGAAGGGATCAAAAGGGAGTCGGAATTTTATAGCTATCTTCTTGCTATTTCTCTTGGGGCAATTGGTGCCTTTGTTTCTTTAGATCTCTTCTTTTTTTATATCTTTCATGAGTTTGCCCTTATTCCAACATTTCTTTTGATTGGAATTTGGGGATCTGAAAACAGGCAGTTTGTGAGTCTTCAAATTACCCTTTATTTAATGGTGGGTAGCTTGGTTCTCCTTGTTGGCATTCTTGCTTTGCTTGTATTGCTCCCACAAGAAGCGAGGACTTTTGATATCCCTAGGCTCCTTGACTATGCAAAAGCCCATCCTTTGCCTATAAGCAAAGAGGCTGTCCCTTTTGCTTTTTTGCTTGTTGGCTTTGGCACATTGGTTTCTCTTTTTCCTTTTTATACATGGGCGCCAACCGGTTATGCAGTAGCTCCGACTCCTGCAGCAATGCTCCATGCTGGAGTGCTAAAAAAATTTGGGCTTTATGGACTGTTAAGGGTGGCTATTCCACTGCTTCCTGGAGGATTGGAACATTGGAAAAGCTGGTTGTATATACTTCTGCTGGGTAACATTCTCTACATAGGGTATGTGACGATTGTCCAAAAAGAGCTAACAACGATGTTGGGCTATTCTAGTGTTATGCATATGGGCTATATCTTTTTGGGGCTTGCAAGCTGGAATAAGATAGGAATCAGTGGAGTAGTAGTTCTTATGGTAGCTCATGGGCTTTCGATCGCCTTGCTTTTTGCGCTGGCAGGAGAAATTAAGGAGAGAACTGGTGAAATAAAGTTTAGTGAACTTGGCGGACTAGGCCAAAGAATGCCATTTGTTTCTGTAGCCTTTGTTTTAGCTTCTTTTGCTTCGATTGGGGTCCCTGGGCTGGCGAATTTTACTGGGGAGCTACTAATCTTTTTGGGTCATGGCAAGCTCAACCGTGGATTACTGCTTTGGCAATTTGGGGAATTGTCATATCGGCTGTCTATCAACTTCGGGCCGTTCAATCCGTTTTTTTTGGTAAACTCCCCGCGCATTTGA